The following proteins come from a genomic window of Solwaraspora sp. WMMA2065:
- the gltB gene encoding glutamate synthase large subunit — protein MVLPYPQGPHPCPPQASQPPAQGLYDPAHEHDACGVSFVADLNGRRSHDVVAKGLAALCRLDHRGARGAEQNTGDGAGIMIQVPDEFLRAVVDFDLPPAGQYATGLVFLPAEPADEARVRRIVEKYALVEGADVLGWRDVPVQPDGLGETADAARPRIAQLFLSAQRLTDSAAGPAGTPLAGLDLDRVAFCVRKQAERESAERGVTAYFPSLSGRTMVYKGMLTPDQLPEFYPDLRDERVASAIALVHSRFSTNTFPSWPLSHPYRFIAHNGEINTIRGNKNWMNAREALLATGDIPGNIRRLFPVCTPQASDSANFDEVLELLHLAGRSLPHAVLMMIPEAWENDPGMEPAKRDFYRFHASLMEPWDGPASVAFTDGELVGAVLDRNGLRPGRWWRTSDGLVVLGSEAGVLDLDPATVIAKGRLRPGRMFLVDTAAGRIVEDEEIKAELAAAHPYGDWLHAGLIDLRDLPERDHIVYAHDSVQRRQQTFGYTEEELKILIAPMARKGIEPIGSMGTDTPISPLSTRPRLLFDYFHQLFAQVTNPPLDAIREEMVTSLQSTIGPEANLLDPGPASCRQIVLPYPIIDNDELAKILSIDEDGDLPGFKAVRVSGLYPLRDGADGIKARLTEICRHVSEAIEDGVRIFVLSDRDSTVDLAPIPSLLLTAAVHQHLVREQTRTQVALLVESGDCREVHHAAVLIGYGAAAVNPYLAFESVEDLIATGALAGITSTEAIGNYVKALGKGVLKIMSKMGISTVSSYCGAQVFEAVGLDPRLVERYFAGTPGTVGGVGLSGIHAEIAARHDRAYPSNSAERSHRRLDVGGEYQWRREGELHLFNPETVFLLQHATRSGQYDVFRRYTATVDGLAAEAGSLRGLFTLRDGVREPVPIDEVEPASEIVKRFSTGAMSYGSISAESHETLAIAMNRLGGRSNTGEGGEDVDRLYDPARRSAVKQIASGRFGVTSEYLVNADDLQIKMAQGAKPGEGGQLPGNKVWPWIAKTRHATPGVGLISPPPHHDIYSIEDLAQLVHDLKCVNPAARVHVKLVSEIGVGTVAAGVAKLKADVILISGHDGGTGASPLNSLKHAGTPWELGLAETQQTLLLNKLRDRVTVQVDGQLKTGRDVLIAALLGAEEYGFATAPLIVSGCVMMRVCHLDTCPVGIATQNPVLRERFTGKPEFVENFFLFLAEEVRSYLAELGFRSIDEAIGRADLLDTTPAVEHWKARGLDLSAVLHVPALPAGAALRGVRAQDHGLDRALDNELITLAGPALTERTPVRASVPVRNEHRSVGAMLGGEVTRRVGGAGLPDDTIEFTLTGTAGQSFGAFLPRGVTLRLVGDANDYVGKGLSGGRLIVRPDPAAPFAAPGGAGAEEQIIAGNTILYGATAGELFLRGRVGERFAVRNSGAVTVVEGVGDHGCEYMTGGTVVVLGPTGRNFAAGMSGGTAYLWRLDENLVNRELVDLEPVAADAEPMLRELVERHFAETDSAVAEALLKRWPEAVEEFTVVVPRDYRRVLETMRAAEAAGRDVDEAVMEVARA, from the coding sequence GTGGTTCTTCCGTACCCGCAGGGACCGCACCCCTGCCCGCCGCAGGCATCCCAGCCGCCGGCGCAGGGTCTCTACGACCCCGCCCACGAGCACGACGCGTGTGGTGTCTCTTTCGTGGCGGACCTCAACGGCCGCCGCTCGCACGACGTGGTGGCCAAGGGCCTGGCCGCGCTGTGCCGGCTCGACCACCGTGGTGCGCGGGGTGCGGAGCAGAACACCGGTGACGGCGCCGGCATCATGATCCAGGTCCCGGACGAGTTCCTGCGGGCCGTCGTCGACTTCGACCTGCCGCCGGCCGGGCAGTACGCCACCGGCCTGGTGTTCCTGCCCGCTGAACCGGCCGACGAGGCCCGGGTCCGCCGGATCGTCGAGAAGTACGCCCTGGTCGAGGGCGCCGACGTGCTCGGCTGGCGGGACGTGCCGGTGCAGCCGGACGGGCTCGGCGAGACCGCCGACGCCGCCCGCCCCCGGATCGCGCAGCTCTTCCTGTCCGCGCAGCGGCTGACCGACTCGGCGGCCGGCCCGGCCGGCACTCCGTTGGCCGGGCTGGACCTGGACCGGGTGGCGTTCTGCGTACGCAAGCAGGCCGAGCGGGAGAGCGCCGAGCGCGGCGTGACCGCCTACTTCCCGTCGCTGTCCGGCCGGACCATGGTCTACAAGGGCATGCTCACCCCCGACCAACTGCCCGAGTTCTACCCCGACCTGCGCGACGAGCGGGTGGCCAGCGCGATCGCCCTGGTGCACTCGCGGTTCTCCACCAACACGTTCCCGTCCTGGCCGCTGTCGCACCCGTACCGGTTCATCGCGCACAACGGCGAGATCAACACGATCCGGGGCAACAAGAACTGGATGAACGCCCGCGAGGCACTGCTCGCCACCGGTGACATCCCCGGCAACATCCGCCGGCTGTTCCCGGTCTGCACCCCGCAGGCGTCCGACTCGGCCAACTTCGACGAGGTCCTCGAACTGCTGCACCTGGCCGGGCGCAGCCTGCCGCACGCCGTACTGATGATGATCCCGGAGGCCTGGGAGAACGACCCCGGGATGGAGCCGGCGAAGCGTGACTTCTACCGCTTCCACGCCAGCTTGATGGAGCCGTGGGACGGTCCGGCCTCGGTTGCCTTCACCGACGGTGAGCTGGTCGGTGCGGTGCTGGACCGCAACGGGCTGCGGCCGGGCCGCTGGTGGCGCACCAGCGACGGCCTGGTGGTGCTGGGCAGCGAGGCCGGCGTGCTCGACCTCGACCCGGCGACCGTGATCGCCAAGGGCCGGCTGCGGCCGGGCCGGATGTTCCTGGTCGACACCGCCGCCGGGCGCATCGTCGAAGACGAGGAGATCAAGGCCGAGTTGGCCGCCGCCCACCCGTACGGCGACTGGCTGCACGCCGGGCTGATCGACCTGCGGGACCTGCCGGAGCGGGACCACATCGTCTACGCGCACGACTCGGTGCAGCGCCGCCAGCAGACCTTCGGCTACACCGAGGAGGAGCTGAAGATCCTGATCGCGCCGATGGCCCGCAAGGGCATCGAGCCGATCGGGTCGATGGGCACCGACACCCCGATCTCGCCGCTGTCCACCCGGCCCCGGCTGCTGTTCGACTACTTCCACCAGCTCTTCGCCCAGGTCACCAACCCGCCGTTGGACGCCATCCGGGAGGAGATGGTGACCAGCCTGCAGTCGACCATCGGCCCGGAGGCCAACCTGCTCGACCCGGGTCCGGCGTCCTGCCGGCAGATCGTGCTGCCGTACCCGATCATCGACAACGACGAGCTGGCCAAGATCCTGTCCATCGACGAGGACGGCGACCTGCCCGGCTTCAAGGCGGTCCGGGTCTCCGGCCTGTACCCGCTGCGTGACGGCGCCGACGGGATCAAGGCCCGGCTCACCGAGATCTGCCGGCACGTGTCCGAGGCGATCGAGGACGGCGTGCGGATCTTCGTGCTGTCGGACCGGGACTCGACCGTCGACCTGGCGCCGATCCCGTCGCTGCTGCTCACCGCCGCCGTGCACCAGCATCTGGTGCGTGAGCAGACCCGCACCCAGGTGGCGTTGCTCGTCGAGTCCGGCGACTGCCGCGAGGTGCACCACGCCGCCGTGCTGATCGGCTACGGCGCCGCCGCGGTCAACCCGTACCTGGCCTTCGAGTCGGTCGAGGACCTGATCGCCACCGGCGCGCTGGCCGGTATCACCTCCACCGAGGCGATCGGCAACTACGTCAAGGCGCTCGGCAAGGGCGTGCTCAAGATCATGTCGAAGATGGGCATCTCGACGGTCTCCTCGTACTGCGGTGCCCAGGTCTTCGAAGCGGTCGGCCTGGACCCCCGGCTGGTCGAGCGCTACTTCGCCGGCACCCCGGGCACCGTCGGCGGGGTCGGGCTGTCCGGCATCCATGCTGAAATCGCCGCCCGGCACGACCGCGCGTACCCGTCGAACAGCGCCGAGCGCTCGCACCGCCGCCTCGACGTCGGCGGCGAGTACCAGTGGCGGCGTGAAGGTGAACTGCACCTGTTCAACCCGGAGACGGTGTTCCTGCTGCAGCACGCCACCCGCTCCGGGCAGTACGACGTGTTCCGCCGCTACACCGCCACCGTCGACGGCCTGGCCGCCGAGGCCGGCTCGCTGCGTGGGCTGTTCACCCTGCGCGACGGGGTCCGCGAGCCGGTGCCGATCGACGAGGTCGAACCGGCTAGCGAGATCGTCAAGCGGTTCTCCACCGGCGCCATGAGCTACGGGTCGATCTCCGCCGAGTCGCACGAGACCCTCGCCATCGCGATGAACCGCCTCGGCGGGCGGTCCAACACCGGCGAGGGCGGCGAGGACGTCGACCGGCTCTACGACCCGGCCCGCCGTTCGGCGGTCAAGCAGATCGCCTCCGGCCGGTTCGGCGTCACCAGCGAGTATCTGGTCAACGCCGACGACCTGCAGATCAAGATGGCGCAGGGGGCCAAGCCGGGTGAGGGCGGCCAGCTGCCCGGCAACAAGGTGTGGCCGTGGATCGCCAAGACCCGTCACGCCACCCCCGGCGTCGGGCTGATCTCTCCGCCGCCGCACCACGACATCTACTCGATCGAGGACCTCGCCCAGCTGGTGCACGACCTCAAGTGCGTCAACCCGGCCGCCCGGGTGCACGTCAAGCTGGTCAGCGAGATCGGCGTCGGCACTGTCGCCGCCGGCGTCGCCAAGCTCAAGGCCGACGTCATCCTGATCTCCGGGCACGACGGCGGCACCGGTGCGTCCCCGCTGAACTCGCTCAAGCACGCCGGCACCCCGTGGGAGCTGGGCCTGGCCGAGACCCAGCAGACGCTGCTGCTGAACAAGCTGCGTGACCGGGTCACCGTCCAGGTCGACGGCCAGCTCAAGACCGGCCGGGACGTGCTGATCGCGGCGCTGCTCGGCGCCGAGGAGTACGGCTTCGCCACCGCCCCGCTGATCGTCTCCGGCTGCGTGATGATGCGCGTCTGCCACCTGGACACCTGCCCGGTCGGCATCGCCACCCAGAACCCGGTGCTGCGGGAACGCTTCACCGGCAAGCCGGAGTTCGTGGAGAACTTCTTCCTGTTCCTCGCCGAGGAGGTCCGCAGCTACCTGGCCGAGCTGGGCTTCCGGTCAATCGACGAGGCGATCGGCCGGGCCGACCTGCTGGACACCACGCCGGCCGTGGAGCACTGGAAGGCCAGGGGCCTGGACCTGTCCGCGGTGCTGCACGTGCCGGCGCTGCCGGCCGGTGCCGCGCTGCGCGGCGTCCGCGCCCAGGACCACGGTCTGGACAGGGCCCTGGACAACGAGCTGATCACCCTGGCCGGACCGGCGTTGACCGAGCGGACCCCGGTGCGGGCGTCGGTGCCGGTCCGCAACGAGCACCGCAGTGTCGGCGCGATGCTCGGCGGCGAGGTGACCCGCCGGGTCGGCGGGGCCGGGCTGCCCGACGACACCATCGAGTTCACCCTGACCGGCACCGCCGGGCAGTCGTTCGGCGCGTTCCTGCCGCGCGGGGTGACGCTGCGGCTGGTCGGCGACGCCAACGACTACGTCGGCAAGGGCCTGTCCGGTGGTCGGCTGATCGTCCGCCCGGACCCGGCGGCCCCGTTCGCGGCGCCCGGTGGCGCCGGTGCCGAGGAGCAGATCATCGCCGGCAACACCATCCTGTACGGGGCGACCGCCGGTGAGCTGTTCCTCCGCGGGCGGGTCGGCGAACGGTTCGCGGTGCGTAACTCCGGTGCGGTCACCGTCGTCGAGGGCGTCGGCGACCACGGCTGCGAGTACATGACCGGCGGTACGGTCGTCGTGCTCGGCCCGACCGGGCGCAACTTCGCCGCCGGCATGTCCGGCGGTACGGCGTACCTGTGGCGCCTCGACGAGAACCTGGTCAACCGGGAGCTGGTGGATCTGGAGCCGGTGGCCGCCGACGCCGAGCCGATGCTGCGTGAGCTGGTCGAGCGGCACTTCGCCGAGACCGACTCGGCGGTGGCTGAGGCGCTGCTCAAGCGCTGGCCGGAGGCGGTGGAGGAGTTCACCGTGGTGGTCCCGCGCGACTACCGACGGGTGCTGGAGACGATGAGGGCCGCCGAAGCCGCCGGCCGTGACGTGGATGAGGCCGTCATGGAGGTGGCTCGTGCCTGA
- a CDS encoding GNAT family N-acetyltransferase produces MANQENALLDRLDRFCDAVPRAAARPEELGDYVLFVRKEEAGWPFYARPRVGVTAPPAAADITTVRARQRELGLPESFGWIHEINPDLLAVARSAGLGVRQAPLMVLDPTALPPVDRFADRPVRLLDPDSFGFAADLTTWFTIAQAAFGPSGGTGTGLPTVGADAPEIVTVTFPTVDNGGPGVGAPDPAGQPAPASGGLATAAPPAPTIVDPALPDALVEHERSAIADGSHTIALAGLPAGGQPAAVGSLNRVDDVAEIVGVGTVAPARRQGLASAVTAALARHALATGVDLIFLAAGDDDVAMLYHRLGFRRVGTSCVAEPTAHPGG; encoded by the coding sequence GTGGCCAACCAGGAGAACGCACTCCTCGATCGGCTGGACCGGTTCTGCGATGCCGTACCGCGTGCTGCCGCCCGCCCCGAAGAGCTGGGTGACTATGTACTTTTCGTGCGGAAGGAGGAGGCGGGTTGGCCGTTCTACGCCCGTCCCCGGGTAGGCGTGACCGCACCGCCGGCCGCCGCCGACATCACCACCGTACGCGCCCGGCAGCGCGAACTGGGCCTTCCCGAGTCCTTCGGATGGATCCACGAGATCAACCCGGACCTGCTGGCGGTGGCCAGGTCGGCCGGGCTCGGCGTGCGCCAGGCTCCGCTGATGGTGCTCGACCCGACCGCTCTGCCCCCGGTTGACCGGTTCGCCGACCGGCCGGTGCGGCTGCTCGACCCGGACTCATTCGGCTTCGCGGCCGATCTCACCACCTGGTTCACCATCGCCCAGGCGGCGTTCGGCCCGTCCGGCGGCACCGGCACCGGGCTGCCGACCGTCGGCGCCGACGCCCCCGAGATTGTTACAGTGACATTTCCCACTGTCGACAATGGCGGTCCCGGCGTTGGCGCACCGGACCCGGCCGGGCAGCCCGCGCCGGCCTCCGGCGGGCTCGCCACCGCCGCCCCACCGGCCCCGACCATCGTCGACCCGGCCCTGCCGGACGCTCTGGTCGAGCACGAACGGTCGGCGATCGCCGACGGCAGCCACACCATCGCCCTGGCCGGGCTGCCGGCCGGCGGCCAGCCGGCCGCCGTCGGATCACTCAACCGGGTCGACGACGTCGCCGAGATCGTCGGCGTCGGCACCGTGGCACCGGCCCGACGTCAGGGCCTGGCATCGGCCGTCACCGCCGCGCTGGCCCGGCACGCGCTCGCCACCGGCGTCGACCTGATCTTCCTGGCCGCCGGCGACGACGACGTGGCGATGCTCTACCACCGGCTCGGCTTCCGCCGGGTGGGCACCTCCTGTGTCGCCGAGCCCACCGCCCACCCCGGCGGCTGA
- a CDS encoding NAD(P)/FAD-dependent oxidoreductase gives MRTAVVVGAGIGGLAVAGALARTGWRVTLLEREDRVRSDGTALVLWPNGVRALRALGLGAGLEAIATPVSHTGVRRPDGQWLVQPRPQPEDRAPVVVHREDLHDALIAGLGEQAEIRTGVTVKGLRPAVDRPAVTIGRGVVEADLVVAADGVHSALRPALAPGSSVVSSGCSAWRAVIPWYRAPQLAAGQVGGEILGAGYRFVSASLGERGSAGGSSRGGIYWVATAAGASRPEPPATQLTLLRRWFAGWPAPVGELLAATEPADLVQQEVRELRPLPPAYGFPVGPGGVVLLGDAAHAMPHHLGQGACLAFEDAATLCALVRDTVPGPALAAAVESYSRLRRPRAVAMVRQTRRMAAVLSARGRLALRARDATLGTISPRLMGSVAATAAQWQPPPS, from the coding sequence ATGCGTACTGCGGTCGTGGTGGGGGCGGGTATCGGCGGTCTGGCGGTCGCCGGTGCCCTGGCCCGCACCGGTTGGCGGGTCACCCTGCTGGAACGTGAGGACCGGGTCCGGTCCGACGGCACCGCCCTGGTGCTCTGGCCCAACGGTGTTCGCGCGTTGCGGGCGTTGGGCCTCGGTGCCGGGCTGGAAGCGATCGCCACCCCGGTGTCGCACACCGGGGTACGTCGCCCCGACGGGCAGTGGCTGGTGCAGCCCCGGCCGCAGCCGGAGGACCGCGCCCCCGTGGTGGTGCACCGGGAGGATCTGCACGACGCGCTGATCGCCGGTCTCGGCGAGCAGGCCGAGATCCGCACCGGGGTGACCGTGAAGGGCCTGCGGCCGGCGGTGGACCGGCCGGCGGTGACCATCGGCAGGGGCGTCGTCGAGGCCGATCTGGTGGTGGCGGCGGACGGTGTGCACAGCGCGTTGCGTCCGGCGTTGGCCCCGGGCAGTTCGGTGGTCAGCTCCGGGTGCTCGGCCTGGCGGGCGGTGATTCCCTGGTACCGGGCGCCGCAGCTGGCCGCCGGCCAGGTCGGCGGCGAGATACTCGGCGCCGGCTACCGGTTCGTCTCGGCGTCGCTGGGTGAGCGGGGTTCGGCCGGCGGCTCCAGCCGGGGCGGCATCTACTGGGTGGCGACGGCCGCCGGGGCCTCCCGCCCGGAGCCGCCGGCGACCCAGCTGACCCTGCTGCGCCGCTGGTTCGCCGGCTGGCCGGCCCCGGTGGGCGAGCTGCTCGCCGCCACCGAGCCGGCTGACCTGGTCCAGCAGGAGGTCCGCGAGCTGCGGCCGCTACCCCCGGCGTACGGGTTCCCGGTCGGGCCGGGCGGTGTGGTGCTGCTCGGTGACGCGGCACACGCGATGCCGCACCATCTCGGGCAGGGCGCCTGTCTGGCGTTCGAGGACGCGGCGACGCTGTGCGCCCTGGTGCGGGACACCGTGCCGGGTCCGGCGCTGGCTGCGGCGGTCGAGTCGTACAGCCGGTTGCGCCGGCCACGGGCGGTGGCGATGGTGCGCCAGACCCGGCGGATGGCGGCGGTGCTGTCGGCGCGGGGCCGGCTGGCGCTGCGGGCCCGGGACGCAACGCTCGGCACCATCAGCCCGCGGCTGATGGGCAGTGTGGCAGCCACCGCCGCGCAGTGGCAGCCGCCGCCGTCCTGA
- the lgt gene encoding prolipoprotein diacylglyceryl transferase — protein MTLAAIPSPATAVWQLGPIPIRAYALCIVLGIVVASAVTEYRLRQRGVRPWAVLDIAIWAVPFGILGARLYHVISSPQAYFGANGNPIEAFYIWQGGLGIWGAVAGGAVGAWLAGRQLGIPLSVIADALAPGLPLAQAVGRFGNWFNNELYGGPTTLPWGLQVHQMDRSNPGQALRDPEGNPVLEPGLYHPTFLYEAIWNVGVAALVLLAERRWKLGAGRAFAVYVAGYTAGRFWIEMMRTDEANEIFGVRLNVWTSAVVFLAALVYLVRVRGPQQFLVPLDEEGRPMPPVGGSTSADAGSDEAGPGAAGSGSAGSGTAGSGTAGPAKSGATGSGAAGEVSQVDVSGKKPAAELAAGYRVVTEEQFRRYESTGELPAETTAGTGIEATSAAEITPAAATEPAADPSAAEPTDTATGTGTDGVAGADAETGAGTGKTGS, from the coding sequence GTGACACTCGCCGCGATCCCTAGCCCGGCCACCGCTGTCTGGCAACTTGGTCCGATTCCCATCCGGGCGTACGCGCTCTGCATCGTCCTCGGCATCGTGGTGGCCAGCGCGGTCACCGAGTACCGGCTCCGCCAGCGCGGGGTCCGGCCGTGGGCGGTGCTGGACATCGCCATCTGGGCGGTGCCGTTCGGCATCCTCGGTGCCCGGCTCTATCACGTCATCTCCTCGCCGCAGGCGTACTTCGGCGCCAACGGCAACCCGATCGAGGCGTTCTACATCTGGCAGGGCGGTCTCGGTATCTGGGGCGCTGTCGCCGGTGGCGCGGTCGGTGCCTGGCTGGCCGGCCGACAGCTGGGCATCCCGCTCAGCGTGATCGCCGACGCGCTCGCTCCCGGCCTGCCGCTCGCCCAGGCCGTCGGCCGGTTCGGCAACTGGTTCAACAACGAGCTGTACGGCGGCCCGACCACCTTGCCGTGGGGGCTGCAGGTGCACCAGATGGACCGCAGCAACCCCGGTCAGGCGCTGCGCGACCCGGAGGGCAACCCGGTGCTGGAGCCGGGGCTGTACCACCCGACGTTCCTGTACGAGGCGATCTGGAACGTCGGTGTCGCCGCGCTGGTGCTGCTCGCCGAACGCCGTTGGAAGCTCGGTGCCGGTCGGGCGTTCGCGGTGTACGTGGCGGGCTACACCGCCGGGCGGTTCTGGATCGAGATGATGCGGACCGACGAGGCCAACGAGATCTTCGGTGTCCGGCTGAACGTGTGGACCTCGGCGGTGGTCTTCCTGGCCGCGCTGGTCTATCTCGTCCGGGTACGCGGCCCGCAGCAGTTCCTCGTCCCGTTGGACGAGGAGGGCCGGCCGATGCCGCCCGTCGGCGGGTCGACGTCGGCCGACGCCGGCTCGGACGAGGCCGGGCCGGGCGCCGCTGGCTCGGGCTCCGCTGGCTCGGGCACCGCTGGCTCGGGCACCGCCGGGCCGGCCAAGAGCGGGGCGACCGGATCCGGGGCAGCCGGTGAGGTGTCCCAGGTCGACGTGTCGGGCAAGAAACCCGCCGCCGAGTTGGCCGCCGGCTACCGGGTGGTCACCGAGGAACAGTTCCGGCGGTACGAGAGCACCGGTGAGCTGCCGGCCGAGACCACCGCCGGGACCGGCATCGAGGCCACGTCGGCGGCCGAGATCACTCCGGCGGCCGCGACCGAGCCGGCCGCTGACCCGTCGGCCGCCGAGCCGACCGACACCGCGACCGGCACCGGCACCGACGGCGTCGCTGGAGCCGACGCCGAGACCGGTGCCGGCACCGGCAAGACCGGAAGCTGA
- the trpA gene encoding tryptophan synthase subunit alpha — MSISVAFDKARAEGRAVLVGCMPAGFPSVDDSIVAMRAMVDAGVDVIEVELPYSDPVMDGPVIQRASDIALAGGVRTADALRIIEAVAATGAPVVTMTYWNPIERYGVDAFARDLAAAGGTGLITPDLIPDEADEWLAASDAYGLDRTFLVSPSSTDARLAMTVRHCRGFVYATALMGVTGAREQSSGAAPTLVGRLRQLTDLPVGVGLGVGNGAQAAEVGSFADGVIVGSALIRCLLDGADLPAGLAALRSLSGELAAGVRAVTR; from the coding sequence ATGAGCATCTCGGTGGCGTTCGACAAGGCCCGGGCCGAGGGCCGCGCCGTGCTGGTCGGCTGCATGCCGGCCGGCTTCCCCAGCGTCGACGACAGCATCGTCGCGATGCGGGCGATGGTCGACGCCGGGGTCGACGTCATCGAGGTCGAGCTGCCCTACTCCGACCCGGTGATGGACGGCCCGGTGATCCAGCGGGCCAGCGACATCGCCCTGGCCGGCGGGGTCCGCACCGCCGACGCGCTGCGGATCATCGAGGCAGTCGCCGCGACCGGCGCGCCGGTGGTGACCATGACCTACTGGAACCCGATCGAGCGGTACGGCGTCGACGCCTTCGCCCGTGACCTGGCGGCGGCCGGCGGCACCGGGCTGATCACCCCGGACCTGATCCCGGACGAGGCGGACGAGTGGCTGGCCGCCTCGGACGCGTACGGCCTGGACCGGACCTTCCTCGTCTCGCCGTCGTCGACCGACGCGCGGCTGGCGATGACCGTGCGGCACTGCCGGGGTTTCGTCTACGCCACCGCGCTGATGGGTGTCACCGGGGCCCGCGAGCAGTCGTCCGGCGCGGCACCGACCCTCGTCGGCCGACTGCGCCAGCTCACCGACCTGCCGGTCGGCGTCGGTCTCGGGGTGGGCAACGGCGCCCAGGCGGCCGAGGTCGGTTCGTTCGCCGACGGGGTGATCGTCGGCAGCGCGTTGATCCGGTGCCTGCTGGACGGGGCAGACCTGCCCGCCGGGCTGGCCGCGTTGCGGTCGCTCAGCGGTGAACTCGCCGCCGGGGTACGTGCCGTGACCCGGTGA
- the trpB gene encoding tryptophan synthase subunit beta gives MNAPNVTGVDAPGTGVGSAALPDDTGHFGRYGGRFVPEALIAALDELDVAYRKAMSDDGFRADFDRLLRDYAGTPSLLYRAERLSAQVGATVLLKREDLNHTGAHKVRNVLGQALLTRRMGKPRIIAETGAGQHGVASATAAALLDLECVVYMGEVDTERQALNVARMRMLGATVVPVTTGSRTLKDALNEALRDWVASVDHTHYLIGTAAGPHPFPVMVRDFVRGIGDEARQQCLDSLGALPDAVTACVGGGSNAIGIFHAFVGDDQVRLYGFEAGGDGVATGRHAASITGGAAGVLHGARTYLLQDDDGQTLDSHSISAGLDYPAVGPEHAWLHDAGRARYQPITDAEAMTAFQLLCRTEGIIPAIESAHALAGTLRIIPELTAELGREPTIVVNLSGRGDKDVHTAGAYFGILDGQDRLDGQDR, from the coding sequence ATGAACGCCCCGAACGTCACCGGCGTCGACGCGCCGGGCACCGGCGTGGGGTCCGCCGCGCTGCCCGACGACACCGGCCACTTCGGCCGCTACGGCGGACGCTTCGTCCCGGAGGCGCTGATCGCCGCCCTCGACGAGCTGGATGTCGCGTACCGCAAGGCGATGTCCGACGACGGCTTCCGGGCCGACTTCGACCGACTGCTGCGCGACTACGCCGGCACCCCGTCGCTGCTCTACCGGGCCGAGCGGCTGTCCGCGCAGGTCGGCGCGACGGTGCTGCTCAAACGGGAGGACCTCAACCACACCGGCGCGCACAAGGTGCGCAACGTGCTCGGCCAGGCGTTGCTGACCCGGCGGATGGGCAAGCCCCGGATCATCGCCGAGACCGGCGCCGGTCAGCACGGTGTGGCCAGTGCCACCGCCGCCGCCCTGCTGGACCTCGAATGCGTGGTCTACATGGGCGAGGTAGACACCGAACGGCAGGCACTCAACGTGGCCCGGATGCGGATGCTCGGCGCCACCGTGGTGCCGGTGACCACCGGGTCGCGTACCCTCAAGGACGCGCTCAACGAGGCGCTGCGTGACTGGGTGGCCAGCGTCGACCACACCCACTACCTGATCGGCACCGCCGCCGGCCCGCACCCGTTCCCGGTGATGGTCCGCGACTTCGTGCGCGGCATCGGCGACGAGGCCCGCCAGCAGTGCCTGGACAGCCTCGGCGCGCTCCCGGACGCGGTCACCGCCTGCGTCGGCGGCGGCTCCAACGCCATCGGCATCTTCCACGCCTTCGTCGGCGACGACCAGGTCCGGCTGTACGGCTTCGAGGCCGGCGGGGACGGGGTGGCCACCGGCCGGCACGCGGCCAGCATCACCGGCGGTGCCGCCGGGGTGCTGCACGGTGCCCGTACCTACCTGCTGCAGGACGACGACGGGCAGACCCTGGACTCGCATTCGATCTCGGCCGGGCTGGACTACCCGGCGGTCGGGCCGGAGCACGCCTGGCTGCACGACGCCGGCCGGGCCCGCTACCAGCCGATCACCGACGCCGAGGCGATGACGGCGTTCCAGCTGCTCTGCCGCACCGAGGGGATCATCCCGGCGATCGAGAGCGCACACGCGCTCGCCGGCACCCTGCGGATCATCCCGGAACTCACCGCCGAGCTGGGGCGCGAGCCGACCATCGTGGTCAACCTCTCCGGGCGCGGCGACAAGGACGTACACACCGCCGGCGCCTACTTCGGCATTCTCGACGGGCAGGACCGACTCGACGGGCAGGACCGATGA